One Microbacterium sp. No. 7 genomic window carries:
- a CDS encoding glycosyltransferase family 2 protein — protein MSTVPLRPLTPTVTVVVPAFNEARNLELVLPALDLADEIIVVDGHSTDDTVQTVQRVAPHARLIQQTRAGKGNALACGFAAARCDVIVAFDADGSADPAEIAVLVGALTAGADFVKGSRVLVGGGSADLTRVRSLGNRGLTLAVNALFGTRYSDLCYGYNAFWRDILPSLGLPDVHGDEARWGDGFEIETLLNCRVAKLRVAEVPSYEHSRAHGASNLHAVRDGLRVLRTIFAERFGPSGAEPASRLEIGAWYGSDLEARRAA, from the coding sequence GTGTCGACCGTGCCCCTACGCCCCCTGACGCCGACGGTCACCGTCGTCGTCCCCGCCTTCAACGAGGCGCGCAACCTGGAGCTCGTGCTCCCCGCCCTCGACCTCGCCGACGAGATCATCGTCGTCGACGGTCACTCGACCGACGACACGGTGCAGACCGTGCAGCGCGTCGCCCCGCACGCCCGCCTCATCCAGCAGACGCGCGCGGGCAAGGGCAACGCGCTGGCGTGCGGCTTCGCCGCCGCGCGGTGCGACGTGATCGTCGCCTTCGACGCCGACGGCTCGGCCGACCCCGCCGAGATCGCCGTGCTCGTCGGCGCGCTCACCGCGGGCGCCGACTTCGTCAAGGGCAGCCGCGTGCTCGTCGGCGGCGGCTCGGCCGACCTGACTCGCGTCCGCTCGCTCGGCAACCGCGGGCTCACGCTCGCCGTCAACGCGCTGTTCGGCACGCGCTACAGCGACCTCTGCTACGGGTACAACGCGTTCTGGCGCGACATCCTACCCTCCCTCGGCCTGCCCGACGTGCACGGCGACGAGGCCCGCTGGGGCGACGGCTTCGAGATCGAGACGCTGCTCAACTGCCGCGTCGCCAAGCTGCGCGTCGCCGAGGTGCCGAGCTACGAGCACTCGCGCGCGCACGGAGCGAGCAACCTGCACGCCGTGCGCGACGGCCTGCGTGTGCTGCGCACGATCTTCGCCGAGCGCTTCGGCCCGTCGGGCGCCGAGCCGGCGTCGCGCCTCGAGATCGGTGCCTGGTACGGCTCCGACCTCGAGGCCCGCCGCGCCGCATAG
- a CDS encoding WxL domain-containing protein: MTHEQGRVLVRRGTRRTPRLVAAGAVAALVAGSLAAGAVSAAADDGWSYTSAAIATNSSTSYEIALDPVTRTVYLTDSTAREEARSNGVATVTKEATGKVVSYDAASRALLHDYDHTGLQRLDGSGTDRDPLDWSSVSSTAPSNTSSSISWGSYGIAVDPNTPGGATIVTTAARQSVPGNWYGGGVLVYSANSDGPTEADKVDVTFDDGTPVFAGVRRVAVNTVTHKAYVTNLGSAAGSGPDAGFIAQIDLVSKEVEARITIPGGAGALGVTVDEANNLIYVGGYGAGNLYVIDGDAVDTSNVRDLSLNNGAIRALAVSLPGNDRPLYDAVTKRVYVSSYGAGRITVVDADPASPDYGRGVTNFSAPSTNSVAVDAQRGRLYSANLGQQNVTVYDLATFEKVLTIPTSGNAVKIAVDQASGDVWVSNFYPTQSVDVLSVTGTGSGAGEEPGGPGEPGEPGEGEPAEGEVAYPDGFGGHAYVPAEWTEGQPLTVRGTGWFRQDGVTPSAIAVKVNSGGIRLLDDPYGYLGADAVYGYVDANADGSWSIELPYPGEGVVNAPAQAGQQLTLTFLTGALGAGDRIRSVATTTTIVSTQEPGGPGEPGEPVEGPTSADISVSFDVPAAAGGLTISVGNAEVSLGTAALSSALDAFVASGTLPAVTVTDTRASGAGWTVSGIASSFVNGQGDELPGARLGWTPRVVSTSDGQVAAPGDVSTDLSGGSTLVSSQAGASRGTAVAEADLSFTVPTNAPAGGYTGTITLTVS; the protein is encoded by the coding sequence ATGACGCATGAGCAAGGCAGGGTCCTCGTACGTCGAGGCACCCGGCGCACCCCACGGCTCGTCGCCGCGGGCGCCGTCGCCGCTCTCGTGGCGGGCTCGCTCGCCGCGGGCGCCGTGAGCGCCGCGGCGGACGACGGCTGGAGCTACACCTCCGCAGCCATCGCCACGAACTCGAGCACGAGCTACGAGATCGCCCTCGATCCCGTGACCCGAACGGTGTACCTCACCGACTCGACGGCCCGCGAAGAGGCCCGCAGCAACGGCGTCGCGACGGTGACGAAGGAGGCGACCGGCAAGGTCGTCTCCTACGACGCCGCCTCGCGCGCCCTCCTCCACGACTACGACCACACGGGCCTGCAGCGCCTCGACGGCAGCGGCACCGACCGCGACCCGCTCGACTGGTCGTCGGTGAGCTCGACGGCGCCGAGCAACACGAGCTCGTCGATCAGCTGGGGCTCGTACGGCATCGCCGTCGACCCGAACACCCCCGGCGGCGCGACGATCGTGACGACGGCGGCCCGTCAGAGCGTGCCCGGCAACTGGTACGGCGGCGGCGTGCTCGTCTACTCGGCGAACTCCGACGGCCCGACCGAGGCCGACAAGGTCGACGTGACCTTCGACGACGGCACCCCCGTGTTCGCGGGCGTGCGTCGCGTGGCGGTCAACACCGTGACGCACAAGGCCTACGTCACCAACCTCGGCAGCGCCGCGGGCTCGGGACCGGATGCCGGGTTCATCGCGCAGATCGACCTGGTGAGCAAGGAGGTCGAGGCACGCATCACGATCCCCGGCGGCGCCGGCGCCCTGGGCGTCACGGTCGACGAGGCGAACAACCTGATCTACGTCGGCGGGTACGGTGCGGGCAACCTCTACGTCATCGACGGCGACGCGGTCGACACGAGCAACGTGCGCGACCTGTCGCTCAACAACGGTGCGATCCGCGCGCTGGCCGTCTCGCTGCCCGGCAACGACCGTCCGCTGTACGACGCGGTCACCAAGCGCGTGTACGTCTCGTCGTACGGCGCGGGCCGCATCACGGTCGTCGACGCCGACCCGGCGAGCCCCGACTACGGCCGCGGCGTGACCAACTTCTCGGCGCCGTCGACCAACTCGGTCGCCGTCGACGCGCAGCGCGGTCGCCTCTACTCGGCCAACCTGGGCCAGCAGAACGTCACGGTCTACGACCTGGCCACCTTCGAGAAGGTGCTCACCATCCCCACCTCGGGCAACGCGGTCAAGATCGCCGTCGACCAGGCGTCGGGCGACGTGTGGGTCTCGAACTTCTACCCGACGCAGTCGGTGGACGTGCTCTCGGTGACCGGCACCGGATCGGGCGCCGGCGAGGAGCCCGGCGGCCCCGGCGAGCCGGGCGAGCCCGGTGAGGGCGAGCCCGCCGAGGGCGAGGTGGCCTACCCCGACGGCTTCGGCGGCCACGCCTACGTGCCGGCGGAGTGGACCGAGGGCCAGCCCCTGACCGTCCGCGGCACCGGCTGGTTCCGCCAGGACGGCGTCACGCCGTCGGCGATCGCCGTCAAGGTCAACTCCGGCGGCATCCGCCTGCTCGACGACCCGTACGGCTACCTGGGCGCCGACGCGGTCTACGGCTACGTGGACGCGAACGCCGACGGCTCGTGGAGCATCGAGCTGCCCTACCCGGGCGAGGGCGTCGTGAACGCCCCCGCGCAGGCCGGACAGCAGCTGACCCTGACGTTCCTCACGGGAGCGCTCGGCGCCGGCGACCGCATCCGCTCGGTGGCCACCACCACGACCATCGTCTCCACGCAGGAGCCCGGCGGCCCCGGTGAGCCGGGCGAGCCCGTCGAGGGCCCGACGAGCGCCGACATCTCGGTGTCGTTCGACGTGCCGGCGGCCGCGGGCGGCTTGACGATCAGCGTCGGCAACGCCGAGGTGAGCCTCGGCACCGCGGCGCTCAGCTCCGCGCTCGACGCCTTCGTCGCCTCGGGCACGCTGCCCGCCGTGACGGTGACCGACACGCGTGCCTCCGGCGCCGGCTGGACGGTGAGCGGCATCGCGTCGTCGTTCGTCAACGGGCAGGGCGACGAGCTCCCCGGCGCGCGCCTGGGCTGGACGCCCCGCGTCGTCAGCACGTCCGACGGCCAGGTCGCCGCTCCCGGCGACGTGAGCACCGACCTCTCGGGCGGCTCGACGCTCGTGTCGTCGCAGGCCGGCGCGAGCCGCGGCACCGCCGTGGCCGAGGCCGACCTCTCGTTCACGGTTCCGACGAACGCGCCGGCCGGCGGCTACACCGGGACGATCACCCTGACCGTCTCGTAG
- a CDS encoding WxL protein peptidoglycan domain-containing protein, producing the protein MKRGNTRPTAPRAIARRLLAYAAAAAILFAGGSGVALADDEADLEEVAGATSWQVQPSGADGPGDRTYFVYRLDPGSAVEDVIAVTNHSEHDIDVGLFATDAFNVPESGAFDLLATGVAPADVGSWVTLPVDRITVPARSRVDVPFLVRVPANATPGDHVGGIVTSLVTQGTDDAGNAVLFDARVAVRMYATVSGELRPNLLVDDVESTFELGPDNLTGTLTVSYTIRNPGNVRLSARESVTAQSIIGTQIGSAEPTEIADLLPGAEVQREFTIESVPALVRISGVVELQPVDAGGVLDDTVELRPVVQAAPVWAVPWLVLIAVLVVVTIVVLIVRARRRRWRRMKEQLAAAQAAAAAVASPAEAGEDAATGEGTEAPQPAVPAAEAPVPAAPSPEEDSAR; encoded by the coding sequence GTGAAGCGCGGGAACACGCGGCCGACGGCGCCTCGGGCGATCGCTCGGCGCCTCTTGGCGTATGCGGCGGCCGCCGCCATCCTGTTCGCGGGCGGCAGCGGCGTCGCGCTCGCCGACGACGAGGCCGACCTCGAGGAGGTCGCGGGCGCGACCAGCTGGCAGGTGCAGCCCTCGGGGGCCGACGGCCCGGGCGATCGCACCTACTTCGTGTACCGCCTCGACCCCGGCAGCGCCGTCGAAGACGTCATCGCCGTCACCAACCACTCCGAGCACGACATCGACGTGGGCCTCTTCGCGACCGACGCCTTCAACGTCCCCGAGAGCGGCGCCTTCGACCTGCTCGCGACGGGCGTCGCGCCCGCCGACGTCGGCTCCTGGGTGACCCTCCCCGTCGATCGCATCACGGTGCCCGCGCGCTCGCGCGTCGACGTGCCGTTCCTCGTGCGGGTCCCCGCCAACGCGACCCCCGGCGACCACGTCGGCGGCATCGTGACCTCCCTCGTCACGCAGGGCACCGACGACGCCGGCAACGCCGTGCTGTTCGACGCGCGCGTCGCCGTGCGCATGTACGCGACCGTCTCGGGCGAGCTGCGGCCGAACCTCCTCGTCGACGACGTCGAGAGCACCTTCGAGCTCGGCCCCGACAACCTGACCGGCACCCTGACGGTCAGCTACACGATCCGCAACCCCGGCAACGTGCGCCTGAGCGCGCGCGAGAGCGTCACGGCGCAGTCGATCATCGGCACGCAGATCGGGTCGGCCGAGCCGACGGAGATCGCCGACCTGCTGCCCGGCGCCGAGGTGCAGCGCGAGTTCACGATCGAGTCCGTCCCCGCCCTCGTGCGCATCAGCGGCGTCGTCGAGCTCCAGCCCGTCGACGCCGGGGGAGTGCTCGACGACACGGTCGAGCTGCGCCCCGTGGTGCAGGCCGCTCCCGTGTGGGCCGTGCCGTGGCTCGTGCTGATCGCGGTGCTCGTCGTCGTCACGATCGTCGTGCTGATCGTGCGCGCCCGCCGTCGACGCTGGCGCCGGATGAAGGAGCAGCTCGCGGCGGCCCAGGCCGCCGCGGCCGCCGTCGCCTCGCCCGCCGAGGCGGGCGAGGATGCCGCGACGGGCGAGGGCACCGAGGCTCCGCAGCCCGCCGTGCCCGCCGCCGAGGCCCCCGTTCCCGCCGCTCCGTCTCCCGAGGAGGACAGTGCTCGCTGA